tcttcatctaatttaacttcaaaaggcatcatatctcaattttatcctttaatgtgaatttttaattttttgttcaatttattacatttaattcataacattttcttcctTTTCTAGATTTCTAAACATGTTTATGGCTAAAACATTAGCAACCGGAGCTATGATAATGGTCATTTTGACCATAACTCAATACGCTTTCGGCGATGTTCCCATTCGTCCACCGAGACCAAACAAGTTCACAGACGACGCCCAAGTTAGAGAGTACATGAAAAATTTGAGAACGTTTTTGGATAAAGGAGCAATTAggtataaaatataatcttatacattaatttagaaataatttatttccttttttccaAGATATGGCAAAAGGAATACTTATTCATCAATTGACTCTCAAAATGTAGAGGAACCCAGTGAAGATTTtgctttaattaaagaataccCTGATCCTTCTGTACAACATCTCGATGAACATCGTTCTTATCCGGAGTGGTTTAAACAAGCAAGTTCACGATTAAATAAAGCCAATAAAGCAATGTGGTATTAAAAAAGCTATAAATAAGCGtgtatttctttaatttattttggatGATTCATTCGAAAGCAAcatcgaattaaaaaataataaataagaagaGGGAGAAATcttaagataaaattttagtttcaataatagtcgaaaatgtttttaatttgttttaatgttgTTTTAGTTATAGAATATTATActgatgtaataaaaataaaataaataaaatgtaattataaagtaattattattctttGTTATGCTGATTTATTCAGAATTTATCAAGAAACTTTTAGCTTATAGCattataataaacttaaatggaatagtttttttcatttttgtacaCATCCTGAAGCAGTTGGATAATCACAAACGTTAAGTTTtgtgttaaaatataaacCGGGACTgcaatacattaaaatttttcttcccCAATCACACTGATAGTATAAGGTGCAATATTTTTCATGGGGTAAATACTCGGAAAGAATTCCGTTTGTTTCGGGGCAATTTAATTCTTCAACTTCTGGTTCTTCAACTTCGGGGTCTTCAACATCCGGTTGTTGTTTTAACCCACACTCAACATTAACGGGGTAATCGCAAACGTTAAGTTTGGGATTAAAATATAAACCAGATGGACAactcattaaaattttgtttcccCAATCGCATTCATAGAATTGGCTACAATCGGTTTCGTGAGGTAAATAAGCGGCTAAC
This genomic stretch from Onthophagus taurus isolate NC chromosome 7, IU_Otau_3.0, whole genome shotgun sequence harbors:
- the LOC111414602 gene encoding peritrophin-1-like, with the protein product MFFKIIFLCVLAVSTADVCPETNGAFAAYLRHETNCNQFYECNWGQKVLFNCPAGLYFNTKLNVCDYPDNVECIKDEEIPDIDEPEVIESTCPETNGPLAAYLPHETDCSQFYECDWGNKILMSCPSGLYFNPKLNVCDYPVNVECGLKQQPDVEDPEVEEPEVEELNCPETNGILSEYLPHEKYCTLYYQCDWGRKILMYCSPGLYFNTKLNVCDYPTASGCVQK
- the LOC111414611 gene encoding uncharacterized protein; the encoded protein is MFMAKTLATGAMIMVILTITQYAFGDVPIRPPRPNKFTDDAQVREYMKNLRTFLDKGAIRYGKRNTYSSIDSQNVEEPSEDFALIKEYPDPSVQHLDEHRSYPEWFKQASSRLNKANKAMWY